AACTAATCTCTTAGACCACTTAAAACATATCTAAATAGTAGTCAAGAGATTCAGTACGATAAGCTGAAAGGCATCACGAAAGCACTGCAACTTTGCATTGAGGATATGTGTAATCATCCATCTGGTCTAGGTGTATCGGATATTCATCAGGTTTATAATGATTGTCTTTATTTGGAAGTTGAGCATTACATATTGGCACGCCAGTTAATTAATCATATATTGTATCTTGATAAATTTGGCCACCAATTTTTTTAAAGCTAGTATCATGCCATTAATAGTCAGTTTTGTCTCGGGTGAAGTGATTATCTATGTATATTATAGTTCATACTGTCTCTTTTGAATAGTGACTTCAACCTCTTTTTAGCATTGTACCCACCAAGTTGTAAAAAAAACTGAAGTTGCCACTGATTAGTTTTTTTTAATTCATAATTACATATATATTTGATGAGAAGAAAGCTTATGTTGAAAGCTTTTTAAGCTTCTCTTGGAAGGTAAGATTGTGTCCAACACACTTTTGAATTTGAATTTCATATTGAAATTAGTTTGTTTAGGTTGATTAGTGACTTCACCCCCTCTTTTGAATAGTAACTTCACCCCCTTTAAGACTGTGTATATAAATTCTGGTTGATAATGTCACTAGAGGTTGATTCATTTTCCAAGGAATGGGTGGTGAAGAAGCTGACAAGTTCTTTAGCATGGAAGATTTGAATGCAGATTATGATCGGAAGTACAGAAGGACAAAACTATTGAATGGTAACAAAGAGAATGTGGTTGTCGACTCTGCTATTGTTGATCATTGTGCTTTATCTTCTTCCTCAATAAGGAGCACGACCACAGGTAAGTTAGTTGTTATTGTGTACTGTATCTTCATATATGTGAATGTAACTGAGGCTTCTGTTTGTGTTTGTTCTGCTGATGTGTTAACAGGATCAATGGCCAACGTTCATACTCTGTCCCCCAAAATGAACCTATCACCTCTGTTCACCCCAGCAATATTTAGTACTAGGAGTCAAAACAAAACACCTACAAGTACATATTCTAATTCTTACAAAATTTAAACTGCAACCATACTTAGGCCTATGTTCTGACTACCCATTATTATGTCTGTAATGCAGGTATGTTGATGGAATCCACGCCAAATATTGTTAGGTTGGTGGGAAAGAGGACGAAACTTGGTGACTTGCCTAGGTCAGGCCATTTTAATAAAACAGCTTCCAGTACTATTTTTTTCTTTATTTACTCTGTGTTTTTTTGCAAAgcaactgttattttatgtttatgatgCAATAATGCGTTTAATATTTGGTTGCTAGAATGTagtattccaattgttactcccCGATCAAATAGCAGAGAAAACTACATGAATCCTCCTGAAGGTAGTTAGAACAGAACTCCTTTATCAGATGTAACAAATTTAGGTAGCGCCTCATTTCCTAGAAAAATAGTGAGAGGTAAATATTAGATTCTACCATTGTTAAGCTTTTGTCTGTCTATCCTTATGGTAACAGGAAGAACTGAAGAATTGTTATTTTAATTATGAAACAGAGGAAACGCGATCGAACATTAATGATGTTTCCTTAAATGGACGTGAACCTTTGAACCGGAAAGGGAAGTAAAATTATCTGAGGTTTGGTAGAGAATTATTCACAGATGAGATTGTTACTGATGATGAGGAAGAAAGTAATGACTTTAATGAAGGTGATATCTATGTGACATTTCGTCTTGGCTATGTATTACGTGATTATGAATTACCATTTAATGTTTTCTTGCAGGTCTGAATGTTGTTGCTCCTTCACTATGGTCTGATGATTCTGATGGATCAGAGTATGAAGCAAGTTGTTGTGAATCAAGTGGTAAGAAATACAAAGATGTACTCCTAAAAAATTCCCCAGATTTAATTTGGTGACactaaaataaaaaaatgcagatgatgcagattgtcttagTGGGTCTCATGATGTTGATGATGAAGACACTGTTAATGAGATGAATTCGAAATGTAATTTGATGCAAAGCAGACGTACACCGCGACGTGTCATTCCTGAGGAGTATGCTTCTTTGGGTGCTCCTACTGCCATTTGTTCGAAATGTCATGCTCGGATGTGGAAGGAAGAAAAGGTAAATAAAATGTGACTAAAGGCTGTCCTATATTTTTTCTTTGTTGTATGAAAGGTGTAGTGAGATTTCCTTCAATCCCTCCTACCCCTCAGTATTTGCTGGATTTGTACAATAACAAGAAAAGAGGTCCTGCATTTCATAGATTGATACGGCTCTATAATACAATTTTTGCCTTTACTTCTACCGGCGGTAACATAGATCATTCAATAAATAATGGAAGGGCGCCTTATATGTACAGATTAAATGGTCAGAACCACCAtgtttttggatctttaaaaTAGAATGATAATGAAACCCCCAAATTTCGTCAACTTTACATTTATGACACCATTAACGAAGTTGATAATCATCTTCGGTGGATTAATATTCAGGACCGACAAAGTGTTGATAAAGAGGTTGTACGAGGTCTTATAACAATGTTAGATGAAACAAATCAATTGGTTGGTAAGTTTAGGCAGCAGCGTGATCTGTATGAAAGCGATGAAATTCTTGAGCTGCAGATTACATTGAAAGTTATAAGATCTAAAAGTGGAAGAGAGTGTCATATTTCTAGCACTGATGAAGTTGTTGGCATTATGATTGGCGACACTGAAGAAACATGTGGCGACCGTGATATAGTTTTCAATGAAAAAGGTAAAGGTTTAGTCCGTGTTTCTTATGTTCATCCGAAGTTGATGGCTTTACAGTACCCTTTACTCTTTCCACGTGGAGAAGATGGATTTCACCCCAAGATAAAATTTTGAAAGACCGCTGATAGTTCTTGCAAACCATGTGGGTTTTTGTCTCTGAAGAATTACTACTCATATGCTTTCCAAATTAGAGAGACTGATGGTAAACTATATTTAACAAAAAGTATTGAATTGTTTATGTTCCacataaataaataatgaattttgtaTTGTAGGGTTGACTCCTCGGCTTGGTGAAAGACTATTTCAACAGTATATGGTATATGCTTTTTCTACCATTGAACAGACACGACTATGGTGGTTCCGTACTCACCAAACTACTTTATGGAATGAATTATACAGCAATATTTATAGATCTGTTAACAGAGGTGATGTGGACAGTTCAAATACCGGTAAAGGTATGGTTCTGCCAGCTGGCTACATTGGTTCGAAGTGATACATGCAATAAAATTTCCAAGACGCGTTGGCCGTATGCCGTTACATCGGACATCCAGACATATTCCTGACTATTACCTGTAATTCTATTTGGGATGAAATACAGAAGATGATGGAGTGTGCACCTGGTTGCATTGCTCCAAACTATCCCGACATCATATCAAGGGTGTTTAGACTAAAACTTGATAAGTTAATGGGAGATATTAAGGACAAAAAGCACTTTGGGGTTTGTATTGGAGGTAAGAGTGCTTACGAGGACTTTCTTAGTATAATTTCTAAATATATTATTACATTGAAAAGATTTTGGTAAAAGTAATTTTATTTTGCCAATTGCCAATATAATCTAGATTTCCCAATTTTGCAGTTATGTATGTCATCGAGTTTCAGAAAAAAGGCCTTCCACATGTACATATATTAATATGGCTTGATGCTGATTCTAAAAAAACCTCAAGCAGAATGTGGATAAATTTGTATCCGCAGAAATCCCAGATCCTTTATTAGATCTGGTTGGTTATGCAGCCGTCAAGGAATATATGATCCACAGGTCTATGTGGTTTGCAAAATGTCAAGTCTCTATGCATAAAAGATTTACGTTGCATACGTTATTTTCCCAAAAATTAAGATATAGGCATACCTTTTTTGTGTCATTTCACAATCCAGTAACGTAACCTAATACCTAAACTTTGTCGTCACTGAATTATTTCAGGTACTGTGCTCAAACTAATTTTGATGACAGTGGCTTCCCGATGTATATGCGATGCAGGACAAACATTACTGTTGAAATAAAGAAGACTGAGCTGGACAACCAGTGGGTAGTACCATACAACCGAGATCTTTTGGTCAAGTTTCAATGCCATATGAATGTGGAAATATGTTGTCACGCACGCAGTCTTAAGTATTTATTTAAATACTGTTTGAAAGGCCATGACCGTGCTACTGTTAAAGTTCAGAGAAAGAGAAAATGGCAATCGAATGACACCGATGAGGGGGGAATTGATGAGATAAATGCATATTTTGATGGCAGATATTTATGTGGTGCTGAATCAGCCTATAGGATATTTGGCTTCCCTATCCATCATAGAAGTATATCGTTGAGAGACTTCCATTTCACTTACCAGGTGACAAAAACTGCACATACCGTGCCAATGAAGCACTTGGGAAAGTTGCTTCCAGGGAGAAGAACAAGTTTAGTAAACTGGAAGCCTTTTTTTTAAAACTCTTTTGATGTTAATGCACGCAAGTACATGTATGATAAAATTCCAAGGTTTTATGTGTGGAATGATGGTGAGAGGAGATGAAGCATGAGGAAGCGTGGCTTTCAAATAGGTAGATTGTGTTATGCGCGTCACAGTACGGGAGAGCCTTGGTTTCTTCGTTTATTTCTTACGAAGGTACGTGGTGCCACCTCCTTTGGGTCTTTACGGATAGTCAATGGAGTTTGTTACAGTACATTTCATGATGCCTGTAAAGAGTATGGTTTATTGGACGATGATAAAGAATGGCCTAAAGTGTTGCTTTAAGCTTCTGCAGGTGGATTACCTCCCCAGATTCGTCAGCTTTTTGTCCATATTATTTTCAATTGTAAAGTCACTGATTTGAAGACTTTATGGAGTACACATTGGAAGAGCATGGTCGATGACATTTTACTGAAACGACGTAAAAGTTGTCCAAATACCTTATTCACTCTTAACGACACGCAGCTGCAGTTCTATGCTTTAGGAGGTATGAGACCTTTTTACATTACAGTCTACGACTAATTTTAAGTTTTTTTGCGGACTCGAACTACAGTCTATTATTTGTTTAAATTATTACCTATAACTGCATCATTGCGGTTAAATAGTTGAATATATGTAATATTGTAGAAAAAGGTGAGTTGCTCCGGTCAGTTGGTAAATCCTTGAAGAAATTTGATCAGTTGCCTCAACCTCCTCGCAGCTATTTGAAGAATGGAACACATAATTTGATAATTGAAGAGACAAGCTATGACACTGGGAAGATGGAGTACGAAACTGCGAAGCTACTATAGGACTATACAGAGGAGTAGAGAAAAATATATGATACAGTAATACAATCTATTGACAGTAATGTCGGAGGGATTTTCTTCATTTATGGTAGTGGTGGATGTGGAAAGACATTCTTATGGAGAACTCTTATATGTAAGTTACGTGCAGAAGGTGAAATTGTGCTTCCAGTTGCTTCTTCTGGGATTGCTGCCATATTAATGCCTGGTGGTTGAACTGCGCACTCCGGATTTAAAATTCTAATAGTTCTTTATGATGTTCAACATGTAATATTGCCCATGATTCAGATATTGCGCAACTCATAAAGCAGACACAACTAATAATATGAGACGGGGCGCCTATACAGCATAGGTATGCATTCGAATGCCTAGACCGATCGTTGAAGGATATTATGAAAGTTGTTTATCCACAATGTTACGACATGCCTTTTGGAGGTATTACTGTAGTTCTGGGTGGTGATTTCCATCAAATCCTCCCAGTCATTACGTATGGAGATCGTGCTGATATTGTAGATGCATGTATCACTAGGTCACGACTGTGGTCCATTTGCCAAGTTTTCTTGCTGACAGAATATATGCGCTTGAAACAAGGTGAAAGTGATAGTAAAAGTGAAGAGCTTAAAAAGTTTACAAAATGGGTACTTGACATTGGTAATGGCCAGGTCAGTCCACCTCGGGTTTGCAATTTTCCACTCATTGAAAATCAAATTTTGATTCTGTCTCAGTTTTGTGATGTACAATCTGAAAATATAGTTGCTAACAATGATTTGTAGCACGTATCCTAATTTTTCTCAGGAAGGGCACAGTTCACAGTACTTGAGCGAAAGAGCTATTTTGACACCTACCAACCAGACTGTGGGCCACCTCAATTCGCTTATTGTAGACAAGATCCTAGGAGAATATGTGTCCTATTTTAGTGTTGATGCTATAGAGGAATTTGGTGGGACAGATGAGCATCTGAATGAAGCCTTCCCAGTAGAGTATTTGAACTCCTTAAATGTTGCTGGGATGCCACCTCATGATCTGAAACTTAAGGTTGGGGCTGTTGTTATGCTAATGTGTAATTTGAACCAAACCCTAGGTTTGTATAATGGTACAATGATGATTGTGACCAAATGCCTGAGATTATGTGTGGAGTGTGAGGTCATCTGTGGTACCTTTGTTGGTTCGAAGCATTTTATTCCACGTATGGAGTTTTCTCCCTCAGATACAAAAATGCCATTCGAATTGGTACGGAAACAAATGCCAATACAGATATGCTATGCCATGACAATCAACAAATCTCAAGGTCAATTCCTTAAGACAGTTGGGCTATACTTACTTAAGTCAGTTTTCACTCATGGACAGTACTATGTTGTTATTAGTCGAGTAACATCACCCACTGGCCTCACTATATTTGTTGATGATGAGTCTAGTGCAGCTACAAATTTAACCCAAAACATTGTGTACAAAGAAGCTTTTTACGGCCTTCCAGAAGCTTAGTTTGTTTGATTTTATGTATGTATAGAAATACAGTATTGTGATTAAGTAATTATGTAAATGTGATGGTGAGAAAATATTTTACTGTATGGCAGTTGCTCTTTACCATTATATATTGTAACTTATGTTACGTATTGGTAGTAGTTTATTCTTCTATAAACGTATTCTCAATTGTTTCGTCTTACATGTAATAGAATAAAAGAAGAGTTACGCTAATGACCATAGAAAGAGATGAAGAAAGGTTATAAATAACGTGCGAAGATTTGATCAAATGTAACAAACTTTAAAAGTACAAATAAGTTCAGAATTAAAGTACAAGTTCTTTAGAATTGGCTTTCATATTACATTCATGCTAGAATGCAAGTGCAATTAAGTAAGCAAAACTAATCTAATGTGAAGTTGTTTTGGTACATGAATCGTAGTTTGTTGCCTGCAACGAAGTTATTGTCGTAGGTGAAATCATTCCAACATAATCTAAATCGAAACATTTTCCTCTTTCGTTGGACAGCGACATACCAAGTACCATCTTCAAATAGAAGTTTCATGAGAGTAGATTTGGTCCATGGTTGAAATACTTGGAGCATATGTCTTGGGAAATACTATATGGAAGAGTAAAAAAAGTTTAGAGTACAAGTAAATATTAAGCATAATTAATTTTTTGCAAGAACCGTGTACAGGTTATCATACCACTCTGTGTCCTCTTTAATCAACATATGAAGGCAACAGAGTTACTATGAAATAATGGGTATTTTCTTCTTCAATAAAATATACTTCTGCATTTGCTTGGGTGGCTCCTAAAGAGGCATGAAAATTTACACTTAGGTATGAAACTATAACAAGTCATTAACCCATCAATTCAAATGTACCTTCCTCCACATTTGCCTGAGCCGCATCATGCAAAATCCCAGGTATTTGACTTCCTCCTGATGATATCTCAGTAACCAATCCTGGAATAGAAAGAATTAGTTTGAATTTTTCATACAGCCCAACGATCACCCGTACATAAATGGACAGAGTACTGTTGTACCTGATGTATAGCCTGGCGATTTCTCCGAATGAGCATCTGTTATAAAGCAAAGGAAGATTTGGTTATTTTGTATGGTTCTTTGCTAATATACTACATACTGAAATTAAAAGTACCTGAAGAATCTGAATCTGACATAGACATATCAGTAACCTCAAAACATAGTTATTTCCCCAGCTCTTTCAAAGCCACTTTAGCAACTGTAGAGTTAAGAATATCCATACAATTTGTGCTAAACATTGTTAAGTATAGACTTGATGGACCCACACATTCGAAGAATATCCAAAAACTCTCCCTGACAGAATAATTGTTTAAAACTTCATCCAAATTGAACAAACTTTTATTGAGCTCAGAGAACTTAGCAATGTACTACCACCTGTCACCAAAGGACAGCCTCACTTTCTTAGCCAGCATTGAACCATAAGTTTCTATAAACGTTGATGGTAATTCCTATACATTAGAATTATAGATGTGAAGAGCATAAATGTATTAGCCACACCGCAAAATTGCTAGCAACAAATATATGTAATACAGTTGGTTACCAGATTCCCGTCATGCAGCATATCATGATTAACcattttgaaatattttttctCTGAAGTTCCACTTCCATGAACTACCCAGGAAGAATACAACATGGTTAACAATTTGTCATATACAGTTTATATTTGTGAGGACTCCTAAAGAATGGCAAATATACCTTCACTTTTTGATAATTATCATTATCATTGTCAATGATACTTATATTCAACCTCTGTGAATGCTCTGTACGTGATATCACACAAACATCACCTTCTTTCAAGTTCACATATCCACAGAATTTTGTCCACTCTTCGTTAAAGAGCAAATTCCCATTCTCCCATTTTAACTTTATAATCCAACTACTTTTGTTCAGGCATAACTGAACCCAGGTCATTTGTTCATGTACATTTAAGCGGGCGATTACATCTTTGGGCAGCACCTAACAAATATAGAATTACAATTGAACATAATAGTAAAAGTAGCAAGGGGAAATGACATTCGATTGAGAAAAATGTAACCTGAGTGTAAGAATTTTATTGAAGGTGTTCATTGACAATGAAAACTCTGTCACTTAAGCGGCTGTCACCGATTGCATTGTAGAAAAACCTTGCTACCAGTTCCTCTATTTCCGCTGGACTAAAAGTTTTCCGATCATGTCCTGTACTGCACACTTTATGATACTGAATAGGCCTTAGTGGTTAATCAATCTCCACCGTATTACCATCAAATATTTGTACATAAAAACATCCATGGTCTTTGTAATCAAGAAGGAAGACACTGTATCGTTTGATTGCATGGAAATCCATTATTTTCCCAACATTTCCTATGCATGCATTGGCACTATCCAATGAACATTTCCATTCATCACCATTTTTAACTCGGAGATACACTGTTCTGGTCAATTGGTTACCCATATTTTTGACAAACTCCTCAGGCAAAGGCTGATTGGGAAGAATATTAATAGATTCATTGTACTAACTAAGCAATTCCGAAAAGAACAGAACTACAACAACATGCCTTAATATAAAGATTTGTGATCAGAAAGTAGGGAACAACATCCTCTGTTATATGTTTCTACAAAAACAGGACATAGTAATTGCATTCCTTTCTTTTGAATAACACACTCCTTCTGCATCATAAAAAGCCGTCATGAGTACATATATGTCTAATAGTTTAATTGAACATATATATCGTAGACATGAATACATACTGAAGATTAAAGAAGAGAACTGCTTACCTTTAACAATGTGTAATGTGCCCTTCAGAACCTAAGAAACCCCTTTCTCAGTTTGTGGAAGTTACTGGACAACCCTTTTTCCTCGGCTCTAATGCTCCCCCTTCGGTGTTCAATAACTACAAGCACTCACTGTATTGGGTTATATATGGTACAGTTAAGTGTTTTTTTATTAAAATGTAGAGGTGTTTTATATCTATAAATTATGTTATACACTTATTTAATTTAACTAATTCATATATTCGGTCAAATATTAACCGAGTTCTTTATCATATTGATTTCAAGGAATGTA
The window above is part of the Apium graveolens cultivar Ventura unplaced genomic scaffold, ASM990537v1 ctg971, whole genome shotgun sequence genome. Proteins encoded here:
- the LOC141705761 gene encoding uncharacterized protein LOC141705761; translation: MPFGGITVVLGGDFHQILPVITYGDRADIVDACITRSRLWSICQVFLLTEYMRLKQGESDSKSEELKKFTKWVLDIGNGQLLTMICSTYPNFSQEGHSSQYLSERAILTPTNQTVGHLNSLIVDKILGEYVSYFSVDAIEEFGGTDEHLNEAFPVEYLNSLNVAGMPPHDLKLKVGAVVMLMCNLNQTLGLYNGTMMIVTKCLRLCVECEVICGTFVGSKHFIPRMEFSPSDTKMPFELVRKQMPIQICYAMTINKSQGQFLKTVGLYLLKSVFTHGQYYVVISRVTSPTGLTIFVDDESSAATNLTQNIVYKEAFYGLPEA